One part of the Prunus persica cultivar Lovell chromosome G5, Prunus_persica_NCBIv2, whole genome shotgun sequence genome encodes these proteins:
- the LOC18776173 gene encoding retinol dehydrogenase 11 yields MATTSSHPKEEVKKKKKKEGLGWIEWARGWLYLVYEMLFQRITASHLQNPMPLPPVNDLTCIVTGSTSGIGREIARQLAEAGAHVVMAVRNTKAANELIQKWQNEWTGMGLPPNIEVMELDLLSLDSVVRFAEAWNARLGPLHVLINNAGIFSIGEPQKLSKDGYEEHLQVNHLAPALLSVLLLPSLIRGSPSRIINLNSVMHYVGFVDTEDMNVVSGKRKYTSLVGYSSSKLAQIMFSSVLHKRLPAESGITVACVSPGIVQTNVARDLPKIVQAAYHLIPYFIFSAQEGSRSALFAATDPQVPEYCELLKADDWPVCAFISQDCRPTNPSEEAHNVETSHEVWEKTFEMIGLPSDAVERLIEGEEVACRYGGHKG; encoded by the exons ATGGCAACGACGTCGTCTCATCCGAAAGAGgaagtgaagaagaagaagaagaaggagggaTTGGGATGGATAGAGTGGGCAAGGGGTTGGTTGTATCTGGTGTACGAGATGCTGTTCCAGAGAATCACGGCCAGCCACTTGCAAAACCCCATGCCTTTGCCTCCTGTCAACGATCTCACTTGCATTGTCACTGGATCCACCAGCGGTATCGGCCGCGAAATTGCCAG GCAGTTGGCGGAAGCTGGGGCGCATGTTGTGATGGCAGTGAGGAACACGAAGGCAGCTAATGAGTTGATCCAGAAGTGGCAGAATGAATGGACTGGAATGGGCCTTCCTCCCAATATTGAG GTAATGGAACTTGATTTGCTCTCCTTGGATTCTGTTGTGAGATTTGCTGAAGCGTGGAATGCACGCTTAGGACCTCTCCATGTTCTTATCAACAATGCTGGGATATTTTCAATTGGAG AGCCACAAAAACTTTCAAAAGATGGGTACGAAGAACACTTGCAAGTCAATCATCTTGCTCCAGCACTGCTCTCAGTTTTGCTATTGCCATCCCTTATCAGAGGCTCTCCAAGTCGAATTATTAATTTGAATTCCGTT ATGCATTATGTTGGCTTTGTTGACACAGAAGACATGAACGTCGTTTctgggaaaagaaaatatacaagCTTAGTGGGTTACTCAAGCAGCAAGCTGGCACAG ATTATGTTTAGTAGTGTTCTACATAAGCGGCTCCCTGCCGAATCTGGCATTACTGTAGCATGTGTTTCACCTGGAATTGTGCAGACTAATGTT GCAAGGGATCTTCCCAAAATTGTTCAAGCTGCTTATCATCTAATACCCTATTTTATCTTTAGTGCTCAAGAAG GTTCCAGGAGTGCTCTCTTTGCAGCCACTGATCCTCAGGTTCCTGAGTACTGTGAATTGTTGAAAGCGGATGACTGGCCGGTTTGTGCATTCATTTCTCAAGATTGCCGTCCAACGAATCCTTCTGAAGAAGCTCATAATGTTGAAACTTCTCACGAAGTGTGGGAGAAGACATTTGAGATGATTGGCCTTCCTTCGGATGCAGTGGAGAGGCTTATAGAAGGGGAAGAAGTTGCGTGCAGATATGGTGGTCATAAGGGGTAG
- the LOC18776119 gene encoding blue copper protein, whose translation MKGGVRAGLAVKAIVVVIFTSMWFRCVSAFAAAINTNHSVGGASGWDLSSNLQAWATHATFHVGDCLVFRYTPVHDVLEVKNTDYDRCHTVDPMETHDEGETVIQLREVGNRYFICGRLGHCAMGLKLHVQVFPAQLMTNNATSPAAPPPTTSDHHHDHPNDNNNNNSSHGMMLPSPPPADSNYSNNNDAVAAKTSSTSTTAGTAAAAAFLVVVFVTLHAVAEHSAS comes from the exons ATGAAGGGAGGAGTGAGAGCAGGATTGGCAGTGAAGGCGATCGTTGTGGTGATATTCACATCCATGTGGTTCCGTTGCGTCTCTGCTTTTGCTGCTGCGAtcaacaccaaccactctgtTGGCGGAGCTTCGGGTTGGGATCTCTCCTCCAACCTCCAAGCATGGGCTACTCACGCCACTTTCCATGTCGGCGACTGTCTTG TGTTCAGGTACACACCGGTGCACGATGTGCTGGAAGTGAAGAATACAGACTACGATAGGTGTCACACAGTGGACCCAATGGAGACGCACGACGAAGGGGAGACAGTGATCCAGCTGAGGGAAGTAGGAAACAGGTACTTCATATGTGGGCGGCTGGGACATTGTGCTATGGGCCTCAAGCTCCATGTCCAAGTTTTCCCTGCACAGCTTATGACTAATAATGCAACCTCGCCCGCTGCTCCTCCTCCTACTACTTCTGATCATCATCATGATCATCCAAacgacaacaacaacaacaacagcagccATGGGATGATGCTGCCTTCTCCGCCGCCTGCAGATTCTAATTACTCCAATAATAATGATGCGGTAGCAGCCAAGACTTCTTCTACTAGTACTACTGCTggtactgctgctgctgctgcttttttAGTAGTTGTCTTCGTCACTTTGCATGCAGTTGCAGAGCACTCTGCATCATAG
- the LOC18775791 gene encoding uncharacterized protein LOC18775791, protein MTGDVLKRARLETAIWAAKLLLLCVGTVSTLVFFKAAIIPYLLNLTVSIVPQLWTSFKSCFLSPLYIYIILNFIIITIAASSTFQNQKQHQQPSSSSSSSSSSVGFSSFISDNAAKTADNIDSGSNYINSPDNNNSSIQSESLSQQQQQQPKIQSHSKDTIQSLSKEDVTALLFSPSSHGHPNNEMMSWHDVHIVQADDGKQEAAAEDDDDDDQGFDPSPEMPSGDLLTKSVEMPRLEVEVEVGEDINTLDTTWKAIMEGQGKAIGKHLKKSDTWDTPPRLTQLALTRTKFKGGADHQLQLHHSNLDGDDGDNDDDVHGEDDAVTWARRELKKSDTFSDRVSLRREKSMTQEELNQRAEAFIKKFNNDMRLQRLESDQRRFREIVNGGL, encoded by the coding sequence ATGACGGGGGATGTGTTGAAAAGAGCAAGATTGGAAACAGCAATCTGGGCTGCAAAGCTGTTACTGCTTTGTGTAGGGACAGTCTCCACTTTGGTATTCTTCAAAGCGGCAATCATTCCTTACCTTCTGAATCTCACTGTTTCCATCGTTCCCCAGCTATGGACCTCTTTCAAAAGCTGCTTCTTATCTCCACTTTACATCTACATCATCCTcaacttcatcatcatcaccattgCTGCCTCCTCCAcattccaaaaccaaaagcaacaCCAGCagccctcctcctcctcttcttcttcttcttcttctgtagGCTTCAGCTCCTTCATTAGTGACAATGCAGCCAAAACCGCCGACAATATTGACAGTGGTAGCAATTATATCAATAGTCcagacaacaacaacagcagcatCCAATCCGAGTCTCTGTCccagcagcaacagcagcagccCAAAATCCAAAGTCATTCCAAAGACACAATCCAAAGTCTTTCCAAGGAGGATGTAACTGCTCTATTATTTTCTCCGTCCTCTCATGGCCACCCGAATAATGAAATGATGAGCTGGCATGACGTACACATAGTACAAGCTGATGATGGCAAACaagaagcagcagcagaagatgatgatgatgatgatcaggGATTTGACCCTTCACCGGAAATGCCCTCCGGCGACTTGTTGACGAAATCTGTGGAGATGCCGAGgctggaggtggaggtggaggtgggaGAGGATATTAACACACTGGACACCACATGGAAGGCCATCATGGAggggcaaggcaaggcaattGGTAAGCACCTAAAAAAGAGTGACACTTGGGACACCCCTCCTCGCTTAACCCAATTGGCCCTGACAAGGACTAAATTCAAAGGGGGTGCTGACcatcaattacaattacatCACTCTAACTTagatggtgatgatggtgataatgatgatgatgttcaTGGAGAGGATGATGCAGTGACATGGGCTCGTCGGGAGCTGAAGAAATCAGACACTTTTAGCGACAGGGTGTCGTTGAGAAGGGAAAAGTCCATGACTCAGGAAGAGTTGAACCAGCGAGCAGAGGCGTTCATCAAGAAGTTCAACAATGACATGAGGCTTCAGAGGCTAGAATCTGATCAACGCCGTTTCAGGGAGATTGTGAACGGTGGCCTCTAG
- the LOC18777558 gene encoding kinase-interacting family protein, with the protein MRTPEKPIIMSASIHSAPTPTPRRRSLSSSSSSNKSCTTTSTDPSTMKPKWLLSILADVEEKMKMLGCSRATAQQEIGDTFAERAEAYYKRRPQLLSLLRDLYNSYLTLSDRYIQTVAKTQHHRPPSSQISVIDNDYYDYDDQEEEEDDAYTSHIDSDVESSLSYQQLPPTLLLAASVATQHDETMLFDLDSIVTEIVVKNVEYDILLDEANMTERRYKDASRKIELQKSLLEVLESERLILLNENAKLGYKVGALVEENKALASESLFIRRKAGELARCLLKTREDQRVCMLSRKIEDLQGQIYGLEKRNKDYYEQLVKRDQRSFQLVQEEEESCNINKSKINGNQVNLEVCFQIRKINRRLIKRGNSNGSGKEIGVGKEKKGSSSSLWERVKNMDLFLCGGNQNST; encoded by the exons ATGAGGACACCGGAGAAACCAATAATAATGTCGGCTTCCATTCACTCAGCTCCAACTCCAACTCCAAGACGGAGGAGCTTAAGcagtagcagcagcagcaataaAAGTtgcaccaccacctccaccgaCCCCTCCACCATGAAACCCAAATGGCTTTTGTCCATCCTTGCTG ATGTggaagagaagatgaagatgttgGGATGTAGCAGAGCCACAGCTCAACAAGAGATTGGGGACACCTTCGCTGAACGAGCTGAAGCTTACTACAAAAGACGTCCTCAGCTCCTCTCCCTGCTTCGAGACTTGTACAATTCCTACCTCACCTTATCTGACCGTTACATTCAAACTGTCGCCAAGACTCAGCATCACCGTCCACCCTCTTCCCAAATCTCAGTAATAGATAATGACTACTATGACTATGAcgaccaagaagaagaagaagatgatgctTACACAAGCCACATTGATTCGGACGTAGAGAGTTCCCTCTCCTATCAGCAATTGCCTCCAACATTACTACTCGCTGCTTCTGTTGCTACTCAACATGATGAGACCATGTTGTTTGATTTAGATTCCATCGTTACGGAGATTGTGGTGAAGAATGTCGAATATGATATCTTACTTGATGAGGCCAACATGACGGAGAGGCGATACAAGGATGCATCCAGGAAGATAGAGCTGCAGAAGAGCTTGCTAGAGGTGTTGGAGTCTGAGAGGCTCATCTTGCTCAATGAGAATGCCAAGTTGGGGTATAAAGTGGGTGCCTTGGTGGAAGAGAACAAAGCCCTTGCGTCCGAGTCTCTCTTCATCAGGAGGAAGGCTGGCGAGCTAGCTCGCTGTTTGCTCAAGACGAGGGAAGACCAGAGGGTGTGCATGCTTAGCCGTAAAATCGAGGACCTTCAGGGACAGATTTATGGCTTGGAGAAGAGGAACAAGGACTACTATGAGCAACTTGTGAAGAGAGACCAACGATCCTTTCAACTtgtacaagaagaagaagagagttgCAACATCAACAAGAGCAAGATAAATGGTAATCAGGTGAATTTGGAGGTTTGCTTTCAGATACGGAAGATTAATCGGAGGCTGATAAAGAGAGGTAATAGTAATGGTAGTGGGAAGGAGATTGGCGTCGGAAAGGAGAAGAAGGGTTCTTCTTCCAGTTTGTGGGAAAGGGTCAAGAACATGGATTTGTTTCTATGTGGAGGTAATCAAAACTCTACGTAA